The Papilio machaon chromosome 3, ilPapMach1.1, whole genome shotgun sequence genome window below encodes:
- the LOC106707850 gene encoding 28S ribosomal protein S14, mitochondrial — protein MNLNITNVGKFVWKSQSVPGYGFQQVRNKWANWLMIRDVKRRRMSAENFLERTRINAMRRNDVLPVEIRELADKDINKFEMNAIPLRINNRCVITSRPRGIVPEWRMSRIVWRHLADYNKLSGVQRAMWG, from the exons atGAATTTAAACATAACTAACGTTGGAAAGTTTGTCTGGAAGTCTCAATCTGTTCCAGGTTATGGG tTCCAGCAAGTCCGAAATAAATGGGCCAATTGGCTCATGATTCGCGATGTCAAAAgaagacgaatgagcgctgaAAACTTTTTGGAAAGAACCAGAATTAATGCAATGAGAAGAAATGATGTGCTGCCAGTAGAAATTAGAGAGCTTGCTgataaagatattaataagTTTGAGATGAATGCTATTCCTTTGAGGATAAATAACAGATGTGTTATCACATCCAG ACCTCGGGGAATTGTGCCCGAATGGCGCATGAGTCGTATTGTATGGCGCCATTTGGCAGACTACAATAAACTCTCCGGAGTCCAGCGAGCAATGTGGggataa
- the LOC106707884 gene encoding Fanconi anemia group D2 protein, with translation MSSKRRTSQSDRSESSQKRTRNLEITYFQKILEESGLTLKDPPEKIIAKHETIFIKRNIKKNLQKHFDYPRNASEFIGDLTKKCEKLDTFKHYLFPNVVKIVDNGLSEHLIRDSVLKILLGVPILQRKIIDYIFTRAVDLVIESNCLPWIQMILKCVSSLDCLVNSEVLASHLIDLLEISTEKMVRLEIITAIPDILGDQEHNNVAIELCRILSQDHDLIPAVLDCVSNLCLSDEQYELIQEKTLDILLGLSKCTYFPCFVKVLLMRGRMNENGYLKAVQGLRNAISWPTTLASPQEIASSQVLTANAIRNSMVSCKLISNAWLKVIANCKMNTDHKPFDFIIVLILYSTSEERQKQLENLLKKQIKLNVLKENLLDDVFEKYKPILKSHLKDLIALTSILLKSKADPILQSFASRIYMLMLSNLDEYCQTVVAELLQLGLYCKPVLVNVLEILNNVASKDISLLKPQCLQMLTLLDRMDDMTLGEIRSVMNLICALAYKCENSLIRDDIHMIIRKELSSSKPLIKTQGILAGIHAVKYLMTSSSNENDTLEVPGNISYSSFSHLSELDLREAAQIIELISRSTQHFPEMIALYYDELCCIINSVDQINKNFLAWLTDAVTNDLEKNFIVDSIELERIGEIKLSMQYGLLDESDVDQLIAINIAGLALNNKGDVSAAILSPLFKLVQTLRYTQDEGKLSSIDALLGCPIVMPKVNIDEVREMETNTISSIIDCLLYCVNWFRELLNAFATQTDSILREHMFKRIANIEELEDMIVKILTLSKISYKPPKHILCANVSCTGKTPTTLENKKQKLNDTALPETLRSQFTQDKHASVKNQLQLMQSLPVRKMNLNLINLLNIDLQEDGEMVKILQFLLKSIKQYLEETLVSKIKRHTFLSKQETSEVYDAKKAEECANSINKTLPKLMNHISAITDYLNKNVLQMNEIDYCMKTIEHLSCLEIIYNILTIYFKWIGFKNQHSTLLKTSLRTVASAECKDTVSLKDCVLNIAEYLQKHEKYCVQISIAAALLEFLIVLQEHYNDVQLSKILRNVASNFLSIHWKTPDGSVEKGLLFNQSVDRIASTYLINNEIVTLKAITIELAADIQHLKSKNDTLSKFKSINKGNFPVLYRNLGSALCEVTKTHLNQGLSNSEHLNLWKDVATILKCMSDISKSLENRNNLSAFLKKSIPIIKMFISQGLPIIEVEFKSNTQEILEILKLLQQSTRFLQSLCCHSRLKKDTVLMSKVPYIRQLLETLIYKVKAVLVANKCSEAFWLGNLKNKNIHGEVIQTQQSVESEDTVEDCDDQLPEDVDVDDSDDEMLDPDSKSVSDIV, from the coding sequence atgagctCGAAAAGACGAACTTCTCAGAGTGATAGGTCTGAAAGTAGCCAAAAGAGAACAAGAAATCTTGAAATAACTTACTTTCAGAAAATCTTAGAGGAAAGTGGGCTTACCTTAAAAGATCCACCCGAAAAAATTATAGCAAAACatgaaactatttttataaaacgcaACATTAAAAAGAATCTTCAAAAGCATTTTGACTACCCCAGAAATGCTTCAGAATTTATTGGAGATTTGACTAAGAAATGCGAAAAACTTGATACTTTTAAACATTACTTATTTCCGaatgttgtaaaaattgtagACAATGGTTTAAGTGAACATTTGATTCGTGACAgtgtactaaaaatattacttggcGTGCCAATTCTGCAGCggaaaataattgattatatatttacaaggGCTGTTGATTTGGTAATTGAATCAAATTGCTTGCCTTGGAtacaaatgattttaaaatgtgtctCATCTTTAGATTGCCTAGTTAATAGTGAAGTATTGGCTTCACATCTTATTGACTTACTAGAAATTTCTACAGAAAAAATGGTGCGCCTTGAGATCATAACAGCCATTCCTGATATTTTAGGTGACCAGGAACATAACAATGTAGCAATTGAGTTATGTAGAATATTAAGTCAGGATCATGATCTGATCCCCGCTGTTCTGGATTGTGTTTCAAATCTTTGCCTCTCAGATGAGCAGTATGAACTAATTCAAGAGAAAACTTTGGATATTCTGCTGGGTTTGTCTAAATGTACTTACTTTCcatgttttgtaaaagttcTACTTATGCGTGGTAGAATGAATGAAAATGGCTACTTAAAAGCTGTACAAGGATTAAGAAATGCTATAAGTTGGCCTACAACTTTAGCATCACCCCAAGAGATTGCATCAAGTCAAGTACTTACAGCAAATGCTATTAGAAATTCAATGGTTTCTTGTAAACTGATCTCTAACGCATGGTTAAAAGTCATCgcaaattgtaaaatgaataCAGACCACAAaccatttgattttattattgtgcttattttatattcaacatCTGAAGAAAGGCAAAAGCAATTGGAAAATCtattaaagaaacaaataaagttaaatgttttgaagGAGAATTTATTAGATGATGTATTTGAGAAATACaaaccaattttaaaaagtcattTGAAAGACTTGATTGCCTTGACAAGTATTCTTCTAAAATCTAAAGCAGATCCTATACTACAGTCATTTGCTTCCCGCATATACATGTTGATGTTATCCAATTTGGATGAATATTGCCAAACTGTTGTTGCTGAACTTCTTCAGTTAGGTTTGTACTGTAAACCAGTTCTTGTGAATGTACTTGAAATATTGAACAATGTTGCATCCAAAGATATATCACTGTTAAAGCCTCAGTGCCTTCAAATGCTAACATTGCTGGACAGAATGGACGATATGACATTAGGAGAAATAAGATCAGtgatgaatttaatttgtgcCCTTGCATACAAATGTGAAAACTCCCTTATTCGAGATGATATTCACATGATTATTAGAAAAGAACTAAGCAGCTCCAaaccattaataaaaacacaaggAATCCTTGCTGGTATCCATgcagtgaaatatttaatgacaAGTAGTAGCAATGAGAATGATACATTAGAAGTGCCAGGTAACATTAGTTATTCATCTTTCTCTCATTTATCAGAACTTGATCTTCGAGAAGCAGCACAAATTATTGAACTAATAAGTCGCAGTACCCAACATTTTCCTGAAATGATAGCTTTGTACTATGATGAATTGTGTTGTATCATCAATTCTGTAgatcaaattaacaaaaactttttggCATGGTTGACTGATGCTGTTACTAatgatttagaaaaaaactttattgttgATTCTATAGAGCTAGAAAGAATAGGTGAAATAAAGTTATCAATGCAATATGGTTTGTTAGATGAAAGTGATGTTGACCAATTAATAGCTATTAACATTGCCGGGTTGGCACTTAACAATAAAGGAGACGTTAGTGCTGCCATTTTATCTCCACTGTTCAAACTTGTTCAAACATTGCGTTATACACAAGATGAAGGAAAACTTTCTAGTATAGATGCATTGTTAGGGTGTCCGATTGTTATGCCAAAGGTTAATATTGATGAAGTTAGAGAAATGGAAACTAATACTATATCCTCCATTATAGACTGCTTACTTTACTGTGTAAATTGGTTTAGGGAACTACTCAATGCCTTTGCAACACAAACTGATTCAATTCTTAGAGAACATATGTTTAAGAGAATAGCCAATATTGAAGAATTAGAAGATatgattgttaaaattttaacattatccAAGATATCTTATAAGCCaccaaaacatattttgtgtgCTAATGTTAGTTGCACCGGAAAAACACCTACAACTTTagagaataaaaaacaaaagttgaATGACACAGCATTGCCTGAGACATTAAGATCACAATTTACTCAGGATAAACATGCTTCAGTAAAAAATCAACTTCAACTTATGCAAAGTTTACCTGTCAGGAAAATGAACTTGaatctaattaatttactaaatattgaTCTTCAAGAAGACGGAGAaatggtaaaaattttacaattcctATTGAAATCTATTAAACAGTACTTAGAAGAAACATTggtatcaaaaattaaaagacacACTTTTCTGTCAAAACAAGAAACAAGTGAAGTATACGATGCCAAAAAGGCAGAAGAGTGTGCAAActcaattaataaaactttaccaAAATTAATGAACCATATTAGTGCCATTACagattacttaaataaaaatgttctccAAATGAATGAAATTGATTATTGTATGAAAACTATTGAGCACCTTAGTTGTTTAgagattatttataacattctaactatttatttcaaatggattggatttaaaaatcaacacaGTACTTTACTCAAGACTTCTTTAAGAACAGTAGCCAGTGCAGAATGTAAAGATACTGTGTCACTAAAAGATTGTGTGTTAAATATTGCcgaatatttacaaaaacatgagAAGTATTGCGTTCAAATTTCAATAGCTGCAGCATTATTGGAGTTTCTAATAGTTTTACAGGAGCATTATAATGATGTACAATTATCTAAAATCTTAAGAAATGTTGCCTCGAACTTTTTATCTATACATTGGAAAACACCTGATGGGTCAGTAGAAAAAGGACTTTTGTTCAACCAGAGTGTAGATAGAATAGCTAGCACATACCTAATTAATAACGAAATTGTGACTCTTAAAGCAATAACAATAGAACTTGCAGCTGATATTCAACATctgaaaagtaaaaatgacACACTCAGCAAATTTAAATCCATTAATAAAGGAAATTTTCCTGTTCTGTACAGAAATTTAGGCAGTGCACTATGTGAAGTAACAAAGACTCATTTAAACCAGGGCTTGAGTAATTCTGAACACCTAAACCTTTGGAAAGACGTAGCTACCATACTGAAATGTATGTCTGATATTTCTAAAAGTcttgaaaatagaaataatttatctgcatttttaaaaaaatctatacctattatcaaaatgtttatatctCAAGGTCTCCCCATAATAGAAgtggaatttaaaagtaacaccCAAGAAATAttggaaatattaaaactcCTCCAGCAATCAACAAGGTTTTTACAATCTTTGTGCTGTCACTCAAGGTTGAAAAAAGATACAGTATTAATGAGCAAAGTTCCATATATAAGGCAGTTGCTCGaaactttaatttacaaagtaaaagctGTACTAGTGGCTAATAAATGTTCAGAAGCATTCTGGTtgggtaatttaaaaaataaaaatattcatggTGAAGTAATTCAAACACAACAAAGTGTTGAGAGTGAAGACACAGTTGAAGATTGTGATGATCAGCTTCCAGAAGATGTAGACGTAGACGACAGTGATGACGAAATGTTAGACCCAGATTCTAAAAGTGTTAGCGACATAGTTTAA
- the LOC106707821 gene encoding 60S ribosomal protein L10a encodes MSKVSRDTLYECVNAVLQSSKDKKRNFLETVELQIGLKNYDPQKDKRFSGTVKLKYIPRPKMQVCVLGDQQHCDEAKQLEVPCMDAEALKKLNKNKKLVKKLAKKYDAFLASESLIKQIPRLLGPGLNKAGKFPGLLSHQESMTQKIDEVKATIKFQMKKVLCLSVAVGHVDMTPDELAQNVHLSINFLVSLLKKHWQNVRSLHMKSTMGPPQRLY; translated from the exons AT GTCGAAAGTGTCGCGTGATACACTCTACGAATGCGTAAATGCCGTTCTCCAGTCTTCAAAAGACAAGAAGCGTAACTTCCTGGAGACAGTGGAATTGCAAATCGGTCTGAAGAACTATGACCCCCAGAAGGACAAGCGTTTCTCCGGCACTGTCAA gCTCAAGTACATCCCGAGACCAAAGATGCAAGTTTGTGTTCTTGGAGACCAACAGCACTGTGATGAAGCTAAACAGTTGGAAGTTCCATGCATGGATGCCGAGGCCCTTAAGAAGCTTAATAAGAACAAAAAACTTGTCAAGAAATTGGCCAAGAA GTATGATGCTTTCCTTGCATCGGAATCCCTCATTAAGCAGATACCACGTCTGCTCGGTCCCGGTTTGAACAAGGCTGGCAAGTTCCCTGGTCTTCTCTCTCACCAAGAGTCCATGACTCAGAAAATTGATGAAGTGAAGGCTACCATCAAATTCCAGATGAAGAAG GTACTCTGCCTTTCTGTCGCAGTGGGTCATGTAGATATGACTCCAGATGAATTGGCACAAAATGTCCATTTGTCGATCAACTTCCTTGTGTCTCTGTTGAAAAAGCACTGGCAAAATGTAAGGTCACTGCATATGAAATCTACCATGGGCCCACCTCAGAGGCTGTACTAA
- the LOC106707878 gene encoding phospholipid phosphatase 6 isoform X1: MDMLGATEDKRQVPPMLQKVLRYDVQITKKFVELALKTTALRSLRNHAKFLEISCHGIVWLASWLTFIWLFNNKELYQLQVNMLIALILDIIVVAVVKAFVRRRRPIPMNKLLAVGPDKYSFPSGHASRAVMVVFILSYLYPVSIIFLPPLFAWACAVSISRVLLERHYILDVIGGVGIGLLEGLVMCLIWLSQSTSASLLSTLSDEKLDGGEYHV; this comes from the exons ATGGACATG CTAGGTGCAACTGAGGATAAAAGACAAGTTCCACCAATGCTGCAAAAGGTGCTTCGTTATGATGTACAAATTACCAAGAAATTTGTTGAACTGGCTCTCAAGACAACTGCTTTAAGATCCTTAAGGAATCATGCTAAGTTTTTGGag ATTTCCTGCCATGGTATTGTTTGGTTGGCCAGTTGGCTTACTTTCATATGGTTGTTTAACAACAAAGAATTGTACCAGCTTCAAGTTAACATGTTAATTG ctCTCATTTTGGATATCATTGTTGTAGCAGTAGTAAAAGCGTTCGTACGAAGACGTCGACCTATTCCAATGAACAAACTTTTAGCTGTTGGACCTGACAAGTATTCGTTCCCATCGGGTCATGCAAGCAGAGCGGTCATGGTTGTCTTCATTCTTTCATATTTGTACCCTGTATCGATCATATTCTTACCTCCACTATTTGCGTGGGCTTGCGCTGTGTCAATTTCAAGAGTTCTATTGGAACGACATTACATCCTCGATGTTATCGGGGGAGTTGGTATTGGACTATTAGAGGGTTTAGTTATGTGTTTAATTTGGCTTTCTCAGAGTACGTCAGCTAGCCTTTTGTCCACTTTGTCGGATGAAAAGTTAGATGGAGGAGAGTATcatgtgtaa
- the LOC106707878 gene encoding phospholipid phosphatase 6 isoform X2: protein MLQKVLRYDVQITKKFVELALKTTALRSLRNHAKFLEISCHGIVWLASWLTFIWLFNNKELYQLQVNMLIALILDIIVVAVVKAFVRRRRPIPMNKLLAVGPDKYSFPSGHASRAVMVVFILSYLYPVSIIFLPPLFAWACAVSISRVLLERHYILDVIGGVGIGLLEGLVMCLIWLSQSTSASLLSTLSDEKLDGGEYHV from the exons ATGCTGCAAAAGGTGCTTCGTTATGATGTACAAATTACCAAGAAATTTGTTGAACTGGCTCTCAAGACAACTGCTTTAAGATCCTTAAGGAATCATGCTAAGTTTTTGGag ATTTCCTGCCATGGTATTGTTTGGTTGGCCAGTTGGCTTACTTTCATATGGTTGTTTAACAACAAAGAATTGTACCAGCTTCAAGTTAACATGTTAATTG ctCTCATTTTGGATATCATTGTTGTAGCAGTAGTAAAAGCGTTCGTACGAAGACGTCGACCTATTCCAATGAACAAACTTTTAGCTGTTGGACCTGACAAGTATTCGTTCCCATCGGGTCATGCAAGCAGAGCGGTCATGGTTGTCTTCATTCTTTCATATTTGTACCCTGTATCGATCATATTCTTACCTCCACTATTTGCGTGGGCTTGCGCTGTGTCAATTTCAAGAGTTCTATTGGAACGACATTACATCCTCGATGTTATCGGGGGAGTTGGTATTGGACTATTAGAGGGTTTAGTTATGTGTTTAATTTGGCTTTCTCAGAGTACGTCAGCTAGCCTTTTGTCCACTTTGTCGGATGAAAAGTTAGATGGAGGAGAGTATcatgtgtaa
- the LOC106707879 gene encoding single-pass membrane and coiled-coil domain-containing protein 4 homolog — translation MRKLKGAVKETAKQKRERKQEFAKMRQQMHTIVLPTFAVIFILICTYVYFKTRPTSMQYA, via the coding sequence ATGAGGAAGCTGAAAGGAGCTGTAAAAGAAACCGCGAAACAGAAAAGGGAGAGGAAACAAGAGTTCGCGAAAATGCGTCAGCAAATGCATACAATAGTTTTGCCTACTTTCGCggttatattcatattaatatgcacttatgtttatttcaaaacgaGACCGACATCTATGCAGTACGCGTAA
- the LOC106707877 gene encoding folate transporter 1 — translation MKEWIKITLILCAFGTLREIRPSEPFVTEFLLGEWRNITENQLNQEVYPVGTYSYLAQLVVIFLITDFLRFKPVIIISGLSGVSVYAVLLWTKSLQWLQVSQFLYGMYMATEVAYLTYIYAKVDSAKYAAVSSYTRIAALTGRFLSGISSQLLVHYELMDYRDLNYITFTAQILASFWALWLPSVPYGIYFHRKVTAHQVTTNIEDKTTSDELNVDKLSLRTQMWEACTLIARHARSAYSRPKVLAWSALYATALALFVQAQTYIQLLWKHIQEESHTPVAYNGAVEALQTLLGAFGAFLSSYFPGAELPAPVLAIQGIALFVATFIPNVFVSYAGYVVMGMFYHFIITLASAKIASQLSDESCFGLIFGINTLIGTGLQSVLTAVLIQSLHLPITSQYYAISGIFLLAASSWLFGWLINSVKQKKNISINNQY, via the exons ATGAAGGAATGGATAAAGATTACCTTGATTTTGTGTGCGTTCGGCACATTAAGGGAAATAAGACCGTCTGAGCCTTTTGTTACCGAGTTTTTACTTGGAGAATGGAGAAACATAACTGAGAACCAATTGAATCAAGAAGTTTACCCTGTAGGGACATATTCATATTTGGCACAACTTGtggttatatttttgataaccgattttttaagatttaaaccTGTCATTATAATTTCGG GACTAAGTGGAGTTTCAGTTTATGCAGTATTGCTATGGACAAAGAGCCTACAATGGCTGCAAGTTTCACAATTCTTGTACGGAATGTATATGGCCACAGAAGTAGCATATTTGACATACATTTATGCtaag gTTGACTCTGCTAAATATGCTGCGGTGTCTTCATATACGAGAATAGCAGCACTCACCGGTCGCTTCCTATCCGGAATCAGCTCGCAGTTGTTAGTACATTATGAACTCATGGACTATCGAGATCTCAATTATATCACATTCACAG CTCAGATCCTCGCGTCTTTCTGGGCGCTGTGGCTACCATCGGTTCCTTACGGTATATATTTCCACCGCAAGGTGACCGCACATCAGGTCACTACTAATATAGAGGACAAGACCACGTCGGACGAATTAAATGTAGACAAG CTTTCGCTTCGCACACAAATGTGGGAAGCGTGTACATTGATAGCGCGTCACGCGCGCTCGGCGTACTCGCGTCCTAAGGTGCTGGCGTGGTCCGCGCTGTACGCGACCGCGCTTGCGCTCTTCGTGCAGGCTCAGACCTACATACAGCTGCTCTGGAAACATATACAGGAGGAAAGTCACACGCCT GTAGCATACAATGGTGCGGTGGAAGCACTTCAGACATTGCTCGGAGCGTTCGGTGCATTCCTGTCTTCGTACTTCCCTGGAGCAGAACTGCCCGCTCCCGTGTTAGCGATACAAGGCATCGCTCTCTTTGTTGCCACATTTATACCTAACGTGTTTGTGTCATACGCTGGTTATGTTGTCATGGGAATGTTCTATCACTTCATTATTACTTTGGCCAG tgctAAAATCGCCAGTCAACTGAGCGACGAGAGCTGCTTCGGTCTGATATTTGGCATTAATACACTAATAGGCACGGGCCTGCAATCAGTGCTGACTGCTGTGCTCATACAGAGCCTGCATCTACCAATCACCTCACAGTACTACGCTATCAGCGGTATCTTCCTACTAGCAGCTTCCAGTTGGCTGTTTGGTTGGCTGATAAATAGTgtcaaacagaaaaaaaatataagcattAACAACCAGTATTGA
- the LOC106707830 gene encoding zinc finger and BTB domain-containing protein 49 isoform X1 — MVECNRCGKVFKYESERKRHELSHLPGFECNKCGKKFTYSSALKRHQKQHERTGTVKCDKCNHCFKDSVLLKRHMKYAHEGTHICKECEAQFSSHQALRVHMLTHKPKSERRYSCRYTDCNKTFNFSHHLKYHEMTHTNNRQHFCDVCGKGFIQSHNLKVHMKTHEASKRLLCEMPNCMKKFNSESARRRHYARHKKLPINEEPTDNLVNAASSEGDPCSPCDQSDVPSFPEDHELSTERNINIDLSSSQLKKTIEEYQVGIEDDLHEDMVDSMGCVNTCRSVLGKCLVTGDTSGNGNCLCDQMVKGNNNEDTKNLEKENKKLLDVIERSNDLNISCDGCACSNTDKIVENMKEVNNYCMPELEYVNGVIKIINTIDSDLEGFVDNNTKPMTKSKCDSETIPYNSCKAILGTCIVSGNGTISEDCLCAKMLMDDQQMISQEMEEITPHPCDSTMCL, encoded by the exons ATGGTTGAATGCAATCGTTGTggcaaagtttttaaatacgaaAGCGAACGCAAAAGACATGAGCTCAGTCATTTACCAGGATTTGAATGCAATAAATGCGGCAAAAAGTTCACATATAG ttcgGCTTTAAAGCGTCACCAGAAGCAACATGAAAGGACGGGAACAGTTAAATGTGATAAATGTAATCATTGTTTTAAAGATTCAGTTCTTCTCAAACGCCATATGAAATATGCCCATGAAG GTACACACATTTGTAAAGAATGTGAAGCACAATTTAGTAGTCACCAGGCTCTCCGTGTTCATATGTTAACACACAAGCCAAAGTCAGAGCGGAGGTATTCTTGTAGATATACTGAttgtaacaaaacattcaatttCTCGCATCACCTCAAATATCATGAGATGACGCACACAAACAATCGACAGCACTTTTGTGATGTTTGTGGAAAAG gTTTCATCCAATCACACAATTTAAAGGTGCATATGAAAACCCATGAAGCTAGTAAGAGGTTATTATGTGAAATGCCCAACtgtatgaaaaaatttaattctgaATCCGCTCGGAGAAGACACTACGCTCGACATA aaaaattacctATTAATGAAGAGCCAACTGATAATTTGGTAAATGCAGCATCTTCTGAAG GTGATCCATGTTCTCCATGTGACCAGTCCGATGTTCCTTCATTTCCCGAAGATCATGAGCTTAGCACGGAAAGAAATATCAATATAGACTTATCTTCtagtcaattaaaaaaaactatagaaGAATATCAAGTTGGTATTGAAGATGATTTGCATGAAGATATGGTTGATTCAATGGGATGTGTTAACACATGTAGATCTGTCTTAGGCAAATGTTTGGTGACCGGGGATACAAGTGGAAATGGAAACTGTTTATGTGATCAAATGGTTAAAGGGAATAATAATGAAGACACCAAAAATctggaaaaagaaaacaaaaagctACTCGATGTCATTGAAAGAAgtaatgatttaaatatatcatgtGATGGTTGTGCATGTTCTAATACAGACAAAATAGTAGAGAATATGaaagaagtaaataattattgtatgcCAGAATTAGAATATGTTAATGgggttattaaaataattaatacaattgaCTCAGATTTAGAAGGATTTGTTGATAATAACACAAAACCGATGACTAAATCTAAATGTGATTCCGAAACGATTCCGTATAACAGTTGCAAGGCAATTTTAGGTACTTGCATAGTGAGTGGTAATGGAACGATTAGTGAGGATTGTCTGTGTGCCAAAATGTTGATGGATGACCAACAAATGATTAGTCAAGAAATGGAAGAAATTACACCCCATCCATGTGATTCTACGATGTGTTTGTGA
- the LOC106707830 gene encoding zinc finger protein 148 isoform X2, with the protein MKYAHEGTHICKECEAQFSSHQALRVHMLTHKPKSERRYSCRYTDCNKTFNFSHHLKYHEMTHTNNRQHFCDVCGKGFIQSHNLKVHMKTHEASKRLLCEMPNCMKKFNSESARRRHYARHKKLPINEEPTDNLVNAASSEGDPCSPCDQSDVPSFPEDHELSTERNINIDLSSSQLKKTIEEYQVGIEDDLHEDMVDSMGCVNTCRSVLGKCLVTGDTSGNGNCLCDQMVKGNNNEDTKNLEKENKKLLDVIERSNDLNISCDGCACSNTDKIVENMKEVNNYCMPELEYVNGVIKIINTIDSDLEGFVDNNTKPMTKSKCDSETIPYNSCKAILGTCIVSGNGTISEDCLCAKMLMDDQQMISQEMEEITPHPCDSTMCL; encoded by the exons ATGAAATATGCCCATGAAG GTACACACATTTGTAAAGAATGTGAAGCACAATTTAGTAGTCACCAGGCTCTCCGTGTTCATATGTTAACACACAAGCCAAAGTCAGAGCGGAGGTATTCTTGTAGATATACTGAttgtaacaaaacattcaatttCTCGCATCACCTCAAATATCATGAGATGACGCACACAAACAATCGACAGCACTTTTGTGATGTTTGTGGAAAAG gTTTCATCCAATCACACAATTTAAAGGTGCATATGAAAACCCATGAAGCTAGTAAGAGGTTATTATGTGAAATGCCCAACtgtatgaaaaaatttaattctgaATCCGCTCGGAGAAGACACTACGCTCGACATA aaaaattacctATTAATGAAGAGCCAACTGATAATTTGGTAAATGCAGCATCTTCTGAAG GTGATCCATGTTCTCCATGTGACCAGTCCGATGTTCCTTCATTTCCCGAAGATCATGAGCTTAGCACGGAAAGAAATATCAATATAGACTTATCTTCtagtcaattaaaaaaaactatagaaGAATATCAAGTTGGTATTGAAGATGATTTGCATGAAGATATGGTTGATTCAATGGGATGTGTTAACACATGTAGATCTGTCTTAGGCAAATGTTTGGTGACCGGGGATACAAGTGGAAATGGAAACTGTTTATGTGATCAAATGGTTAAAGGGAATAATAATGAAGACACCAAAAATctggaaaaagaaaacaaaaagctACTCGATGTCATTGAAAGAAgtaatgatttaaatatatcatgtGATGGTTGTGCATGTTCTAATACAGACAAAATAGTAGAGAATATGaaagaagtaaataattattgtatgcCAGAATTAGAATATGTTAATGgggttattaaaataattaatacaattgaCTCAGATTTAGAAGGATTTGTTGATAATAACACAAAACCGATGACTAAATCTAAATGTGATTCCGAAACGATTCCGTATAACAGTTGCAAGGCAATTTTAGGTACTTGCATAGTGAGTGGTAATGGAACGATTAGTGAGGATTGTCTGTGTGCCAAAATGTTGATGGATGACCAACAAATGATTAGTCAAGAAATGGAAGAAATTACACCCCATCCATGTGATTCTACGATGTGTTTGTGA